The sequence GCGACGATCGGCGCGAGAGATGCGCCGAGCTCGGAGGCGGGACGCTTCTGTCCCTTCACCTCGAAGGTGTGGCCGCCGCCCTCGATCCAGACGACTCGGGCATCCTGACAGGACGCGACCGCTTCTTCGAACTGCGAGATCGGCTGGATGAAAGGGTCGTTCGTGCCCTCGACGAACAACTGCGGAACCGCGATGGCCGGCAGATGCTCCACGCGTGGCTTCTCGGGCCTGCCCGGTGGGTGCAGCGGATAGCCGAGGTACGCCAGGCCGTCGACGACGAGACCGTCCGCGATGGCCATCGATGCCATGCGTCCGCCGTAGGACTTACCCGTCGCCCACACCGAATTTCCCGGTTCCTGCGCGCGAGCGAACGCCACAGCGGCCCGCCACGTCGACGTCGCGTGCGCCGCGGGCCCGGGCATCTTCCTCCCCTGCTCCACATACGGGAAGTTGAAGCGCAGGGTGGAGAAGCCGAGTCCGCCCAGGGCCTCCGTGAACCCCGTGAGGAACGGATGGTCCTTGCCGGTGCCGGCACCGTGCGCGACGAGCACCGTCACGCCGTTCCCGCCGGAGAACCAGTCCGCGCTGACCACGGTCGGCCCCGTCGGGAGATCGACCTGGATCGTCGTCATCAGGCGCGCGCGAAGGGGATGGCGAAGGGGACGCGCATGACGCCTCCCGACGACACCCGCACCGTGCCGATGATCACGAGCACGACGTGCAGCAGCGAGACGGCGAAGTACAACGTGATGGGGATGCCCAGCGGGAAGAACCCGGTGGAGGCGTTGCCCTGAGAGGTCACGGTGATGAGCAGCACGAAGTGCATGACGAGGAGCACCGTCGACACCATCAGGTAGGTCAGTCCCCAGTTCAAGGCCGACCGCGCGTTCTCCGCAGCGGGTCCGCCGGTTCGACGCGCCGATCCCCCGCTGACAGCCATCGCGAGGCCCGACGCGAGCCCTCCGATGAACGGGAACGGGATGAGGACCAGGAAGCCGAGCGCCCACGGGAGCAGACCGCGTGCCGGCGCGACCGCAGGGGGGAACTGCCTGGGGTGACCGGGAGCGGGATACGTCTGCGACGGATAACCAGGTCCTGGGTACGCCGGCGGGACATACCCGGGCGGCACGGCAGCAGCCTGTTGACCGGGTGCCTGATGCGCAGGTGCCTGGTACGCGGGGGCTGGGTATCCGGGTGCCGGGGTTCCGGGAGGCGGGTATCCCGGCGCCGGATATCCCGCGGGCGCCGTGGGGGCAGCGTATGCCTGAGCAGGCGGTGCGGGCGGCGCAGGGGGCACCGGCAGCGCAGTCGGCGCCGGGGGCACAGGTGGTGCAGACGGCGTCGGGGGCGCAGGTGGCGCAGGCGGCGCAGGCGGTGCAGTCGACGCCGGGGGCGCAGGTGGCGGCGGCGGAGAGAACTCGCCCGGCTCGGGAGACTCGGGGAGCGTCATCGTCGGTCACCTTCCGGCGCATCCGAGCCGGGCGCGATGCCGGGTTCGGGAGCGGGCAGCGGGGAGATCGGCGCCGCCTCGTCGGCAGCGGGCGCCGCCGGGCCGGCCTCGGGGGCGGGATCGCCCTCCGGCAGCTGCGGTTCCGCGACGGGATCGGCGGGACGCGGCGGGACCACGGGCTCCGCGGGCTCGGGAGTCGCCGCACCGGGCGTGATCCGCTCGCCGTACCGCGGCGGCTCGTCGAGGTTCACGGGCGGCCGCACGGGCGCTGTCTTCGTCGCGCCGAGCACCTGACGGGCCTTCGCGAGCGATGCCGTCTGCACCGTGACCTCGTAGTGGTCGGCCGCGAACTGCGTGACGCTCGCGAAGTCGCGCCGGCGACGCACGATCGCGTAGGTGACGAGACTCAGGAGCATGCCGAGTGCGACGCCGATGAAGACGAAGCCGACGAAGAGCTGGATCGGCACCTCGGGGTTGCCGATCACGAGGATCGCCGACAGGAACAGGCCGATCAGGACGCCGTTGACAGCACCCGAACGCGCGGCCGCCGCATACCCCAGCTTTCCGGTCACACGCTCGACCGTGCGCACGCTCTGCCCGACGATCGCGATGTCCCGTGCCGGCACCTCCCCCGCGATCAGCTTCGACACCGTCTTCTGCGCGCTCTCGTAGTCGCGCGTCGAAGCGACCATCTCGCCGGTCTCGGTGCCGCTCGCGGGGCGGTTCAGCATACTCATCCGGCTATTCTTCCACGCGTACCGGTCGACGGCCCGAGGCGCGACCATCCCGCCCTCGACCGGACCCGCCGACTACTCTGGAGAAGTGAGCACACAACGGGTTTTCGCCGCGCGCCTGGCCGGGTGCGCCGTCTTCGACCCCCTCGGCGACCGGCTCGGCAAGGTCCGGGATGTCGTCGTCGTCTACCGAAGTACCGCGGCCCCCCGCGTGATCGGTCTCGTCGTGGAGATCCCGGGGCGACGCCATGTGTTCCTCTCGATCGGCCGGGTCACCTCGATCCGGTCCGGACAGGTCATCACCACCGGCCTGATCAACGTGCGGCGCTTCTCTCCCCGCGCCGGCGAGGTGCGCGTGCTCGCCGAGATGCTCGGACGGCGCGTGAGCTTCGCGGACGGCAGCGGCACGGCCGTCATCGAAGACGTCGCGATCGAGCCGAACCGCCTCGGCGAATGGGCGATCAGTCAGTTGTTCCTCCGCCGCCCGAAGACCAGCGCCTCGCCGTTCGCGAAGGGTCCGACCACGTTCGCCGCCTGGAGCGAGGTCGCCGAGCAGCGTGCACCGGGTGAATCGCAGTCCGCCGAGCAGCTCGTCGCCTCGTACTCGGAGCTGCACGCCGCCGACCTCGCCAACACCCTTCTCGATCTTCCGCAGCAGCGCATGATCGAAGTCGCCGAGGAGCTGTCGGACGACCGTCTCGCCGACGCCCTCGAGGAGATGCCCGAGGACGAGCAGGTGCACATCCTCGATCGTCTCGGCGACGAGCGCGCTGCCGACATCCTCGACCAGATGGAACCGGACGACGCCGCCGACCTGCTCGCCCAGCTGGCCCCGGACCGACTCGAACAGCTTCTCGAGCTGATGGAGCCGGAAGAAGCCGAAGACGTCAGGATGCTGCTGCGCTACGGTCCCGACACCGCGGGTGGCCTGATGACCCCGGAGCCGATCATCCTCTCGGCCGACGCCACCGTCGCGGAGGCGCTGGCCCTGATCCGCCGCCACGAGCTGCACCCCGCGCTGGCCGCCGCCGTGTTCGTCACCCTGCCGCCGTTCGAGACGCCGACCGGGCGTCTGCTCGGACTCGTGCACTTCCAGCGGATGCTGCGCTACCCGCCCCACGAGCGACTCGGCGCGATCCTCGACGACAGCCTCGAGCCCGTTCCCGTCACCGCATCCGCCGCCGAGGTGGCGCGACTGCTGGCGAGCTACGATCTCGTCTCGCTGCCGGTGATCGACGCGGCCCACCGCCTGGTCGGTGCGATCAGCATCGACGACGTGCTCGACTACCTGCTCCCCGACGACTGGCGATCGCACGACAGCGATGACACCTCGTCCTCCGCGAAGGAGGCCCGCTGATGCCCCGGTCGCCGCGCCTCGACGCCCCCGGCCGCAGCACGACGAGGCCCCGCACGACCTCGCGCGATCGGTTCGGCCGGTTCACGGAGTGGGTCGCCCGTGCGATGGGGACCCCGGCGTTCCTGGTCATCCTCAGCCTGTTCTGCGTGGTCTGGATCGTCTGGAACACCCTGATGCCCGACGAGCTCCGCTTCGACGATGCCGCCCTCGGCTTCACCGCCCTGACGCTCATGCTCTCGCTGCAGGCCTCGTACGCCGCGCCGCTGATCCTCCTCGCGCAGAACCGCCAGGACGATCGCGACCGCGTGCAGATCGAGCAGGACCGCCAGCGCGCGGAGCGCAACCTCGCCGACACCGAGTACCTCGCCCGGGAGATCGTGGCGCTGCGCATGTCGCTCGAGGAGCGCAACGCGCAGGTCGTGACGCGCGACGTGCTGCGGCAGGAATTGAAGGCTCTGCTCGCCGAGCTCGAAGACACCGGGGACAAGCCGACGGCAGGCGCCGCATCGTGACCGGGGCCGACCTCGTCCGTGCCGCAGTCTCCGCGGTGACGGACCCGGAGCTGCGCCGCCCCATCGGCGAGCTCGACATGGTCCGCGAGATCGCCGTGGACGGAGACCGCGCTCAGGTCGGCATCGTCCTGACGATCGTGGGCTGCCCTGCGGCGGCGCGCATCGAGTCCGATGTGCGCGAGGCTGCGGCATCCGTCCCCGGCATCGCCGCGGTCGACGTCGAGGTGGGCGTGATGACCCCGGCCGAGCGCAAGGCGCTGACCGAGAAGCTCCGCGACGGCAGGCCCGCCCGCCAGATGCCCTTCGGTCCCGACTCGCTCACCCGCGTGATCCTCGTCTCCAGCGGCAAGGGCGGCGTGGGTAAATCGACGGTCACCGCCAACCTCGCCGTGGCGCTCGCCGACGAGGGACTGTCGGTCGGCCTCGTCGATGCCGACGTGCACGGATTCTCGATTCCCGGGCTCCTCGGCATCCCCGCCGGGACGCAGCCGACTCGTATCGACGACCTCATGCTGCCCCCGGTGGCGCACGGAGTGAAGACCATCTCGATCGGGATGTTCCTCCGCGACGGAGAGGCGGTCGTGGCGTGGCGTGGACCGATGCTGCACCGCACGGTGCAGCAGTTCCTCACCGATGTGTTCTTCGGCGATCTCGACGTGCTGCTCATCGACATGCCGCCCGGCACCGGCGACATCGCCATCTCGATCGGCCAGCTCCTCCCCCACGCGGAGGTCCTCGTCGTGACCACCCCGCAGACCGCTGCCGCGGAGGTGGCGATCCGCAGCGGACTCGTCGCACGGCAGACCGGTCAGCGGGTGATCGGGGTCATCGAGAACATGGCGGCGTACGCGCTCCCCGACGGCACGGTCATCGATCTGTTCGGCTCGGGTGGCGGTGCGGCGGTCGCCGAAGCGCTGTCCGAGCCGGGTACCACGGTCCCGCTGCTGGCCTCCATTCCCCTGAGCCCCGCGCTCCGTGAGGGCGGAGACGCCGGCATCCCGATCGTCGCCGGCGCGACGACGGATGCCGCGGCCACGACGATCCTCGATCTCGCCCGCACCCTCGCTCGGCAGGGGCGTGGCCTGTCCGGCCGCTCGCTGCCGATGACGATCGGCTGAGTGCGGCTCTCCTACGGCTCCGGGAACTGCGTCCAGGACGCGTGCGCGCGCTCGGCATCTCGCGTGCTTCTTCGCCTGGTGACGCGTCGGCGGACCAGGATGACCACGGGCAGCACCACGGCGACGGGAAGACAGAACACCGCGCCGAACGCCAGCAACGTCCCCACGGCGAAGTCGTTCCCGCCCGTGCGGCCGAGACCGATGGCGCCGCTTCCGAAGGCGTCCCCGGCGACGAGGAACTCGCCGTCGTAGGTGTCGAGCGAGTCGGCGCAGGTGACGGTGTGGACGCCCGCGCGGACAGCGGTGAACTGCGTGTGCTGCTCGAACCCGCGCTTCGGGGTCATCCACCAGAGCGTGTCGTCCCACGACAGCGAGGGTCCCGCGCGCTGAGAGAGCTCGGCGCCGTCCGGACCCGATACCGAACACTCCAGCGTCCCGAGCATCGCGGAGACACCGCTGCCCCAGATACCGACGCGCTCGCC is a genomic window of Microbacterium maritypicum containing:
- a CDS encoding DUF1003 domain-containing protein; the protein is MPRSPRLDAPGRSTTRPRTTSRDRFGRFTEWVARAMGTPAFLVILSLFCVVWIVWNTLMPDELRFDDAALGFTALTLMLSLQASYAAPLILLAQNRQDDRDRVQIEQDRQRAERNLADTEYLAREIVALRMSLEERNAQVVTRDVLRQELKALLAELEDTGDKPTAGAAS
- a CDS encoding Mrp/NBP35 family ATP-binding protein; protein product: MTGADLVRAAVSAVTDPELRRPIGELDMVREIAVDGDRAQVGIVLTIVGCPAAARIESDVREAAASVPGIAAVDVEVGVMTPAERKALTEKLRDGRPARQMPFGPDSLTRVILVSSGKGGVGKSTVTANLAVALADEGLSVGLVDADVHGFSIPGLLGIPAGTQPTRIDDLMLPPVAHGVKTISIGMFLRDGEAVVAWRGPMLHRTVQQFLTDVFFGDLDVLLIDMPPGTGDIAISIGQLLPHAEVLVVTTPQTAAAEVAIRSGLVARQTGQRVIGVIENMAAYALPDGTVIDLFGSGGGAAVAEALSEPGTTVPLLASIPLSPALREGGDAGIPIVAGATTDAAATTILDLARTLARQGRGLSGRSLPMTIG
- a CDS encoding alpha/beta family hydrolase encodes the protein MTTIQVDLPTGPTVVSADWFSGGNGVTVLVAHGAGTGKDHPFLTGFTEALGGLGFSTLRFNFPYVEQGRKMPGPAAHATSTWRAAVAFARAQEPGNSVWATGKSYGGRMASMAIADGLVVDGLAYLGYPLHPPGRPEKPRVEHLPAIAVPQLFVEGTNDPFIQPISQFEEAVASCQDARVVWIEGGGHTFEVKGQKRPASELGASLAPIVAEFTRR
- a CDS encoding DUF4870 domain-containing protein; the encoded protein is MPPGYVPPAYPGPGYPSQTYPAPGHPRQFPPAVAPARGLLPWALGFLVLIPFPFIGGLASGLAMAVSGGSARRTGGPAAENARSALNWGLTYLMVSTVLLVMHFVLLITVTSQGNASTGFFPLGIPITLYFAVSLLHVVLVIIGTVRVSSGGVMRVPFAIPFARA
- a CDS encoding magnesium transporter MgtE N-terminal domain-containing protein, with the translated sequence MSTQRVFAARLAGCAVFDPLGDRLGKVRDVVVVYRSTAAPRVIGLVVEIPGRRHVFLSIGRVTSIRSGQVITTGLINVRRFSPRAGEVRVLAEMLGRRVSFADGSGTAVIEDVAIEPNRLGEWAISQLFLRRPKTSASPFAKGPTTFAAWSEVAEQRAPGESQSAEQLVASYSELHAADLANTLLDLPQQRMIEVAEELSDDRLADALEEMPEDEQVHILDRLGDERAADILDQMEPDDAADLLAQLAPDRLEQLLELMEPEEAEDVRMLLRYGPDTAGGLMTPEPIILSADATVAEALALIRRHELHPALAAAVFVTLPPFETPTGRLLGLVHFQRMLRYPPHERLGAILDDSLEPVPVTASAAEVARLLASYDLVSLPVIDAAHRLVGAISIDDVLDYLLPDDWRSHDSDDTSSSAKEAR
- a CDS encoding general stress protein, with translation MSMLNRPASGTETGEMVASTRDYESAQKTVSKLIAGEVPARDIAIVGQSVRTVERVTGKLGYAAAARSGAVNGVLIGLFLSAILVIGNPEVPIQLFVGFVFIGVALGMLLSLVTYAIVRRRRDFASVTQFAADHYEVTVQTASLAKARQVLGATKTAPVRPPVNLDEPPRYGERITPGAATPEPAEPVVPPRPADPVAEPQLPEGDPAPEAGPAAPAADEAAPISPLPAPEPGIAPGSDAPEGDRR